A window from Cellulomonas sp. C5510 encodes these proteins:
- the tig gene encoding trigger factor, whose product MKSAVETLEPTKVRLTVEVPYDELKPSIDHAYAHIAEQVNIPGFRKGKVPPRIIDQRVGRPAVMEHAVNEGLSGFYAEAVRENKLRPLGQPEVDVTKVPGLVAGDTDGDLVFTAEVEVRPEIEIPEIDGLSVTVDDSAITDEDVQGRLDALRERFGSLVGVDRPAAEKDFAVIDLVAKIDGEEVDTVSGVSYQIGSGNMLEGLDEALTGLSAGETTTFSTTLVGGEHAGEQAEVTVTATSVKERELPEADDDFAQMASEFDTIDELLADLREQAGRIKGQNQAVQARDLLLEQLLEQIEIPVPQGAVEAEVHRHLESEGRLEDDTHRAEVTEQAQTALRNQILLDTLAEKLEVKVNQGELVDYLVSASRQYGMDPNTFIQTIDQQGQIPAMVAEVARSKALAVALRHVAVVDGSGAAVDLSEYIGSDEDDAAQEAAETDQPEATEPEAAEADAKA is encoded by the coding sequence GTGAAGAGCGCCGTCGAGACCCTGGAGCCCACCAAGGTCAGGCTGACCGTCGAGGTTCCGTACGACGAGCTCAAGCCGAGCATCGATCACGCCTACGCGCACATCGCGGAGCAGGTGAACATCCCCGGCTTCCGCAAGGGCAAGGTCCCGCCGCGGATCATCGACCAGCGCGTCGGCCGCCCGGCGGTCATGGAGCACGCCGTCAACGAGGGCCTGTCCGGCTTCTACGCCGAGGCCGTCCGCGAGAACAAGCTGCGCCCGCTCGGCCAGCCCGAGGTCGACGTCACGAAGGTCCCCGGCCTGGTGGCCGGCGACACCGACGGCGACCTGGTCTTCACGGCCGAGGTCGAGGTCCGCCCCGAGATCGAGATCCCCGAGATCGACGGCCTGTCCGTGACGGTCGACGACTCGGCGATCACCGACGAGGACGTGCAGGGCCGCCTGGACGCGCTGCGTGAGCGCTTCGGCTCGCTGGTCGGCGTCGACCGCCCGGCCGCCGAGAAGGACTTCGCGGTCATCGACCTGGTCGCCAAGATCGACGGCGAGGAGGTCGACACGGTCTCCGGCGTCTCCTACCAGATCGGCTCGGGCAACATGCTCGAGGGCCTCGACGAGGCGCTCACCGGGCTGTCGGCCGGCGAGACCACCACGTTCTCGACCACGCTGGTCGGCGGCGAGCACGCCGGCGAGCAGGCCGAGGTCACCGTCACCGCGACCTCCGTCAAGGAGCGCGAGCTGCCCGAGGCGGACGACGACTTCGCGCAGATGGCGTCCGAGTTCGACACCATCGACGAGCTCCTCGCGGACCTCCGTGAGCAGGCCGGCCGCATCAAGGGCCAGAACCAGGCGGTCCAGGCGCGGGACCTGCTGCTGGAGCAGCTGCTCGAGCAGATCGAGATCCCCGTCCCGCAGGGTGCCGTCGAGGCCGAGGTGCACCGCCACCTCGAGTCCGAGGGCCGCCTGGAGGACGACACGCACCGCGCCGAGGTGACCGAGCAGGCGCAGACCGCGCTGCGCAACCAGATCCTCCTGGACACCCTGGCCGAGAAGCTCGAGGTCAAGGTCAACCAGGGCGAGCTCGTCGACTACCTGGTGAGCGCGTCCCGCCAGTACGGCATGGACCCGAACACGTTCATCCAGACCATCGACCAGCAGGGCCAGATCCCGGCTATGGTCGCCGAGGTCGCGCGCTCCAAGGCGCTGGCCGTCGCGCTGCGTCACGTGGCCGTCGTCGACGGCTCCGGTGCCGCGGTCGACCTGTCCGAGTACATCGGCTCGGACGAGGACGACGCCGCCCAGGAGGCCGCCGAGACCGACCAGCCCGAGGCCACCGAGCCGGAGGCCGCCGAGGCCGACGCCAAGGCCTGA
- a CDS encoding ATP-dependent Clp protease proteolytic subunit — translation MSTESQFIARAGRLAGGWGGTAPALAPSSRYVLPQFEERTAYGFKRQDPYTKLFEDRIIFLGVQVDDASADDIMAQLLVLESTDPDGVITLYINSPGGSFTALTAIYDTMQYIKPQIQTVCLGQAASAAAVLLAAGTPGKRLALPNARVLIHQPAMEGGGYAQASDIEIHANELIRMREWLEETIAHHTGQPLEKVRQDIERDKILTAAQAHEYGIVDQVLASRKGVTATTVEP, via the coding sequence GTGAGCACCGAGTCGCAGTTCATCGCCCGCGCCGGGCGCCTCGCCGGCGGCTGGGGCGGCACCGCGCCCGCCCTGGCGCCGTCGTCCCGCTACGTGCTGCCCCAGTTCGAGGAGCGCACCGCGTACGGCTTCAAGCGGCAGGACCCGTACACCAAGCTGTTCGAGGACCGCATCATCTTCCTCGGCGTGCAGGTGGACGACGCCTCCGCGGACGACATCATGGCCCAGCTCCTGGTCCTGGAGTCCACGGACCCGGACGGCGTCATCACGCTGTACATCAACTCGCCCGGCGGCTCGTTCACCGCGCTGACCGCGATCTACGACACGATGCAGTACATCAAGCCGCAGATCCAGACGGTGTGCCTCGGCCAGGCGGCCTCCGCCGCGGCCGTGCTGCTGGCGGCCGGCACGCCGGGCAAGCGGCTCGCGCTGCCGAACGCCCGCGTCCTGATCCACCAGCCCGCGATGGAGGGCGGCGGCTACGCCCAGGCCTCCGACATCGAGATCCACGCGAACGAGCTGATCCGGATGCGCGAGTGGCTCGAGGAGACCATCGCGCACCACACCGGCCAGCCGCTGGAGAAGGTCCGCCAGGACATCGAGCGCGACAAGATCCTCACCGCCGCGCAGGCGCACGAGTACGGGATCGTCGACCAGGTGCTGGCGAGCCGCAAGGGCGTCACCGCCACGACCGTCGAGCCGTGA
- a CDS encoding SCO1664 family protein, whose product MTAPDTRDAPQEDLERGDLEVVGRITTASNATFLARIGGTSVVYKPVAGEKPLWDFPDGTLARREVAAYLVSEATGWGVVPRTWLRDGPLGAGMVQLWQEPDAAQDPVDVLPADRVPGAGWRAVVEGEDEAGSPVVLVHEDSAALRRMAVLDVLLNNADRKGGHVLPVPGGHRFGVDHGVTFHVEPRLRTVLWGWIGAPLDGDERAGVERVRDGLGGELGAALADLLAEAEVAALAARCARLLRDGRFPGPEGDMPAVPWPLF is encoded by the coding sequence GTGACCGCGCCCGACACCCGCGACGCGCCGCAGGAGGACCTGGAGCGCGGCGACCTCGAGGTGGTGGGCCGGATCACGACGGCCTCGAACGCGACGTTCCTGGCCCGGATCGGCGGGACGTCGGTGGTCTACAAGCCCGTCGCCGGCGAGAAGCCGCTGTGGGACTTCCCGGACGGCACACTCGCCCGGCGCGAGGTCGCCGCGTACCTCGTCTCCGAGGCCACCGGCTGGGGCGTCGTGCCGCGCACGTGGCTGCGGGACGGCCCGCTCGGCGCCGGGATGGTGCAGCTCTGGCAGGAGCCCGACGCGGCGCAGGACCCCGTCGACGTGCTGCCGGCCGACCGCGTGCCGGGGGCGGGCTGGCGCGCGGTCGTCGAGGGCGAGGACGAGGCCGGCTCCCCCGTCGTGCTGGTCCACGAGGACTCGGCGGCGCTGCGCCGCATGGCGGTGCTGGACGTGCTGCTCAACAACGCGGACCGCAAGGGCGGGCACGTGCTGCCGGTGCCGGGCGGCCACCGGTTCGGCGTCGACCACGGCGTGACGTTCCACGTCGAGCCGCGGCTGCGGACGGTGCTGTGGGGCTGGATCGGCGCGCCGCTGGACGGCGACGAGCGCGCGGGCGTCGAGCGGGTGCGCGACGGGCTGGGGGGCGAGCTCGGCGCGGCGCTGGCGGACCTCCTCGCCGAGGCGGAGGTCGCCGCGCTGGCGGCCCGGTGCGCGCGGCTGCTGCGCGACGGCCGGTTCCCGGGGCCGGAGGGGGACATGCCCGCGGTGCCGTGGCCGTTGTTCTGA
- a CDS encoding DUF3090 domain-containing protein, with protein MPTLVHLHDWPDRAVIGTVGRPGQRTFYLQARTGRRTTSVAMEKEWAAVLADKIDLILDELMTEDGNRYSVPAEATPELVDEDPVDQPVEEDFRLGSMRLSWDAATGQVVVEAFPLVEVESEDEAAALEEIEPEEAMILRMPVGSARAFAERARRVVRAGRPLCPRCGEPVDPDGHVCDPGDA; from the coding sequence ATGCCGACCCTCGTCCACCTGCACGACTGGCCCGACCGCGCCGTGATCGGCACGGTCGGCCGTCCCGGTCAGCGCACGTTCTACCTGCAGGCCCGCACGGGGCGCCGCACCACGAGCGTCGCGATGGAGAAGGAGTGGGCCGCAGTCCTGGCGGACAAGATCGACCTCATCCTCGACGAGCTCATGACCGAGGACGGCAACCGCTACAGCGTCCCGGCGGAGGCCACCCCCGAGCTCGTCGACGAGGACCCGGTCGACCAGCCCGTCGAGGAGGACTTCCGGCTGGGCTCGATGCGGCTGAGCTGGGACGCTGCGACGGGTCAGGTCGTCGTCGAGGCGTTCCCTCTGGTGGAGGTCGAGTCGGAGGACGAGGCCGCCGCGCTCGAGGAGATCGAGCCGGAGGAGGCGATGATCCTGCGGATGCCGGTGGGCAGCGCGCGGGCGTTCGCCGAGCGGGCCCGCCGGGTCGTGCGGGCCGGCCGGCCTCTGTGCCCGCGGTGCGGCGAGCCGGTGGACCCCGACGGCCACGTGTGCGACCCCGGGGACGCGTGA
- a CDS encoding ATP-dependent Clp protease proteolytic subunit translates to MNDQTPAIARAESGGLGLNDSIYNRLLKERIIWLGSEVRDENANAICAQMMLLAAEDPEKDIFLYINSPGGSITAGMAIYDTMQYIQPDVATVAMGMAASMGQFLLSSGAKGKRYATPHARVMMHQPSGGIGGTATDVRINAQLILHMKTVLAELIAEQTGKTVEQITADSDRDRWFTAPEALEYGFVDKVVTHAGAVTGGGGTAS, encoded by the coding sequence GTGAACGACCAGACGCCGGCGATCGCCCGGGCCGAGTCCGGGGGACTCGGCCTCAACGACTCCATCTACAACCGGCTCCTCAAGGAGCGGATCATCTGGCTCGGCTCGGAGGTCCGCGACGAGAACGCGAACGCCATCTGCGCGCAGATGATGCTGCTCGCGGCGGAGGACCCCGAGAAGGACATCTTCCTGTACATCAACTCGCCCGGCGGCTCGATCACGGCCGGCATGGCGATCTACGACACCATGCAGTACATCCAGCCGGACGTGGCGACGGTCGCGATGGGCATGGCCGCGTCGATGGGGCAGTTCCTGCTGTCGTCCGGCGCGAAGGGCAAGCGCTACGCCACCCCGCACGCCCGAGTGATGATGCACCAGCCGTCCGGCGGCATCGGGGGCACCGCGACGGACGTCCGCATCAACGCCCAGCTCATCCTGCACATGAAGACCGTGCTGGCCGAGCTGATCGCCGAGCAGACCGGCAAGACGGTCGAGCAGATCACCGCCGACTCGGACCGCGACCGCTGGTTCACCGCCCCCGAGGCGCTCGAGTACGGGTTCGTCGACAAGGTCGTGACCCACGCGGGCGCCGTCACCGGCGGCGGCGGCACCGCCTCCTGA
- a CDS encoding MFS transporter: MTADDAPAAAPARSRSVLTLAVSLVLVELLAGMQRYLSQTVLPLVAADLDGAHLYGPLDAAAQAPMFLTMPLGAWLLSRFCVGRLLVVLTLVTVAGAVLCALAPSMVVFIAGTAVRAAAAGALATVGMGVVARGLPPRHRQLVLAAMSGVWLVSSVLGPVYAAGVATTLGWRWAMVLYLPVLLVVRLVVARAAPERPESVPTEPAPWGWALVLAAGSAVLALPVGAWWPLVLPAGAALMVGAAARILPAGTLRARSGRRAGLTALGVTAAVYFGATMVLSVVAHDALGLGTRDVAVVVAAPGLLWAVAALWTGSHPAPTDAAFRRRAALASGSLAAGVLVLLLAVLVAGPGRAGVLAALVAGGGLLGAGMGIVYPDLLGRCLTPPARDDGISEDRVAAAVVLAESVGMALATTAAYAWLGGGSALLAEPVDRARVLYAVLLGVSVVVVRRLLAAARPDVTGTAADGAGRRAA; encoded by the coding sequence ATGACTGCGGACGACGCGCCGGCCGCCGCCCCGGCGCGGAGCCGTTCCGTGCTCACCCTCGCGGTGTCCCTCGTGCTCGTCGAGCTCCTCGCGGGGATGCAGCGCTACCTGTCCCAGACCGTGCTGCCGCTGGTCGCCGCGGACCTCGACGGGGCGCACCTGTACGGGCCGCTGGACGCCGCCGCGCAGGCGCCGATGTTCCTCACGATGCCCCTGGGCGCGTGGTTGCTGTCGCGGTTCTGCGTCGGGCGGCTGCTGGTGGTGCTGACCCTCGTGACGGTCGCCGGGGCGGTGCTGTGCGCGCTCGCGCCCTCCATGGTCGTGTTCATCGCCGGCACCGCCGTCCGGGCGGCGGCGGCGGGGGCGCTCGCGACCGTCGGCATGGGGGTCGTCGCCCGGGGTCTGCCGCCGCGGCACCGGCAGCTCGTGCTCGCCGCGATGTCGGGCGTGTGGCTCGTGTCGTCGGTGCTCGGCCCGGTCTACGCGGCCGGGGTCGCGACCACCCTGGGGTGGCGGTGGGCGATGGTGCTGTACCTGCCCGTGCTGCTGGTCGTGCGCCTCGTGGTCGCGCGGGCCGCGCCCGAGCGGCCGGAGTCCGTGCCGACCGAGCCCGCACCGTGGGGGTGGGCCCTGGTGCTCGCCGCCGGGTCCGCCGTGCTCGCGCTGCCCGTCGGCGCCTGGTGGCCGCTCGTCCTGCCCGCCGGCGCCGCGCTCATGGTCGGCGCCGCGGCGCGGATCCTGCCCGCGGGGACGCTCCGCGCGCGGTCCGGGCGCCGGGCGGGGCTGACCGCGCTGGGCGTGACGGCCGCCGTGTACTTCGGCGCGACGATGGTGCTGTCGGTGGTCGCGCACGACGCCCTGGGGCTCGGCACGCGTGACGTCGCCGTCGTGGTGGCCGCGCCGGGCCTGCTGTGGGCCGTCGCGGCGCTGTGGACCGGCTCGCACCCGGCGCCGACGGACGCGGCGTTCCGACGACGCGCGGCGCTCGCGTCCGGGAGCCTCGCCGCGGGCGTGCTCGTGCTGCTGCTGGCGGTGCTCGTGGCAGGCCCTGGCCGGGCGGGCGTCCTCGCGGCCCTCGTCGCCGGCGGCGGGCTGCTCGGAGCCGGCATGGGCATCGTCTACCCCGACCTGCTCGGGCGGTGCCTCACCCCGCCCGCCCGCGACGACGGCATCTCCGAGGACCGCGTGGCCGCCGCGGTCGTCCTCGCGGAGTCCGTCGGCATGGCCCTGGCGACCACCGCCGCGTACGCGTGGCTCGGGGGCGGCTCGGCGCTGCTGGCCGAGCCCGTCGACCGCGCCCGGGTGCTGTACGCGGTGCTGCTGGGGGTCTCGGTGGTGGTCGTGCGGCGGCTGCTCGCGGCGGCGCGGCCGGACGTCACGGGCACGGCGGCGGACGGCGCGGGACGGCGAGCGGCCTGA
- a CDS encoding MSMEG_4193 family putative phosphomutase, giving the protein MATVLLVRHGRTTANASGLLAGRTAGIRLDRVGRDQAVRTAERLAAVPLVAVVTSPLERCRQTARAVTDRQADAPTARVDARLTECDYGSWQGRTLKDLAAEPLWATVQTQPSAATFPGGESLAAMQARAVAAVREQDAAVEAEHGPGAVWAAVTHGDIVKAVLADALGMHLDLFQRLAAGPASVSVVRYGPARPEVVAVNTDAGDLSWLRGAAPAGDAPVGGGAGPAGAPRDGVGPRS; this is encoded by the coding sequence ATGGCCACCGTCCTCCTCGTCCGCCACGGCCGCACCACCGCGAACGCCTCGGGTCTCCTCGCGGGCCGCACCGCCGGGATCCGCCTCGACCGGGTGGGCCGGGACCAGGCCGTCCGGACGGCGGAGCGGCTCGCCGCCGTCCCGCTGGTCGCGGTGGTGACGAGCCCCCTGGAGCGGTGCCGGCAGACGGCGCGCGCGGTCACGGACCGCCAGGCCGACGCCCCCACGGCCCGGGTCGACGCCCGCCTGACGGAGTGCGACTACGGCTCCTGGCAGGGCCGGACGCTGAAGGACCTGGCCGCCGAGCCGCTGTGGGCGACCGTCCAGACGCAGCCGAGCGCCGCGACGTTCCCGGGCGGCGAGTCGCTGGCCGCGATGCAGGCGCGGGCGGTCGCGGCGGTGCGGGAGCAGGACGCCGCCGTCGAGGCGGAGCACGGACCCGGGGCGGTGTGGGCGGCCGTCACGCACGGCGACATCGTCAAGGCGGTGCTCGCGGACGCGCTCGGGATGCACCTGGACCTGTTCCAGCGGCTGGCGGCGGGGCCCGCGTCGGTGTCGGTGGTGCGGTACGGACCGGCGCGGCCCGAGGTCGTCGCGGTGAACACCGACGCCGGGGACCTGTCGTGGCTGCGGGGCGCGGCGCCCGCCGGGGACGCGCCGGTCGGTGGCGGCGCCGGGCCCGCGGGTGCTCCCCGTGACGGTGTCGGACCGCGCTCCTAG